The Prinia subflava isolate CZ2003 ecotype Zambia chromosome 5, Cam_Psub_1.2, whole genome shotgun sequence genome window below encodes:
- the BBOX1 gene encoding gamma-butyrobetaine dioxygenase, which translates to MLQTTQQLSMSLGIQKVEALDEGHFICVKWEDGSESSYPCVWLRDNCQCPLCFLASARARRLLFEDLDVDIVVKQVALADRKKISITWPDEHTSEYEAEWLKKRCFSEEARAVMQADLFLPERQYWGSDLQLPKIPFEEIMYNDESAYKWLCTLKKVGIVLLTGAATRQGELFRLGHRIGFLRLTFYGPTWQVQDKADASNVAYTSGRLCFHTDYPVLQHPPGVQFLHCIKQTAAGGESEVVDGFHVSNKLKKQNPEAYQILSSTAVNYIDVGVDYCDFAVHCKQRIIDIDSRGQAIRINYNNATRDTVFDIPAEKVRPFYAALKEFNDLLNSAEHKFTYKLEPGDIVTFDNWRVLHGRQSYPSCSEVTRHLEGAYADWDVVMSRLRLLRKRVLKKD; encoded by the exons ATGCTCCAGAccacccagcagctcagcatgAGCCTGGGGATACAGAAGGTAGAAGCTTTGGACGAGGGCCATTTCATATGTGTGAAGTGGGAGGACGGAAGTGAGAGCAGCTACCCCTGTGTCTGGCTGAGGGACAACTGCCAGTGTCCCCTCTGCTTCCTGGCCTCTGCCAGAGCACGCAGGCTGCTCTTCGAGGATCTGGATGTGGACATCGTGGTGAAGCAGGTTGCTCTGGCAGATAGAAAAAAG ATCTCAATTACATGGCCTGATGAGCACACAAGTGAATATGAAGCTGAGTGGTTGAAAAAACGATGCTTCTCTGAAGAAGCCAGAGCTGTAATGcaagcagatttatttttaccAG AACGCCAGTACTGGGGCTCAGACCTTCAACTTCCCAAAATACCTTTTGAAGAAATCATGTACAATGATGAAAGTGCATACAAGTGGTTGTGCACTCTAAAGAAAGTAGGAATTGTTCTACTGACAGGAGCTGCTACAAGGCAAGGAGAATTGTTTAGACTTGGCCACAGGATTGGGTTCCTGCGTCTCACATTTTATGG ACCAACTTGGCAAGTGCAAGACAAAGCAGATGCTAGCAATGTAGCTTACACAAGTGGGAGACTCTGTTTTCACACTGATTACCCTGTTCTGCAGCATCCACCTGGG GTTCAGTTTCTTCATTGTATAAAGCAAACAGCTGCAGGAGGTGAAAGTGAAGTTGTAGATGGATTTCATGTATCCAACAAgctgaagaaacaaaatcctGAGGCATATCAGATCCTGTCCTCTACTGCTGTAAACTACATTGATGTTGGGGTGGACTACTGTGATTTTGCTGTGCACTGTAAACAAAGGATTATAGA CATAGATTCCAGAGGCCAAGCTATTCGCATCAATTATAATAATGCAACAAGAGACACAGTGTTTGATATACCAGCTGAAAAAGTGAGGCCATTTTATGCAGCTCTAAAGGAATTTAATGATTTATTAAACAGTGCAGAGCACAAGTTTACATACAAGCTGGAACCAG GAGACATTGTGACATTTGATAACTGGCGTGTGCTTCATGGTCGTCAAAGCTACCCATCATGTTCAGAAGTGACACGTCACTTGGAAGGTGCCTATGCAGACTGGGATGTAGTCATGTCAAGGCTCCGGCTCCTTAGGAAAAGGGTCCTGAAAAAGGATTGA